ATGGCCCCAGTCGCGCAGTGCATCAAGGTTGCCCAGATACAGACAGTCTTGCAGGCCCAGCTTGATGCGTGCGAGTGCACGGGTAATCTTGCGAGTGACGAAGGTCTCGCCGCGCACCGGGCTTTCGTGGTTGAAGAGAATGCCGTTACAGGCATAGATACCGTACGCTTCCCGGTAGTTGACGGTAATCCAGTATGCGTACAGCTTTGCTACTGCGTAAGGGGAGCGTGGGTAGAAAGGTGTGGTCTCCTTCTGTGGAGTTTCCTGCACCAAGCCGTACAGTTCGGAGGTTGAAGCCTGATAGAAGCGGGTCTTCTTCTCGAGCCCCAGGATCCTGATCGCCTCAAGGATACGCAAGGCACCCAACGCGTCCGAGTTGGCAGTGTACTCTGGCTCTTCGAACGAGACCGCAACGTGGGACTGCGCAGCCAGGTTATAGATTTCGTCGGGTTGTATTTGTTTGATGATGCGGATCAGGCCGGTCGAATCGGTCATGTCGCCATAGTGCAGGACCAAGCGACGATCTGACTCATGGGGGTCTTGGTAAAGGTGATCGATACGGTCGGTATTGAAGGAGGATGCCCGGCGCTTTATACCGTGCACTTCGTAACCTTTTTCGAGAAGCAACTCGGCCAGGTAGGATCCGTCTTGACCTGTTACTCCAGTAATAAGCGCAACTTTTTTCATATGCTTCTCTTAACGTATTTGATTCAAAAAATCTTCTTTAGGTACGTAAGCGGGTAGATAGTTCCGCATGATCAATTTGCTCGATCCGGGCCCAAATCACGATCGTCTATACTGCCTCAATGGGGCTGAATTCTCAATGTATCCTGGTAGCTTGTGACTTCTACGGTGTATGGGCAGGCGGCTTTAATTGCTTGTGGCTGAAAATCACGGCGAAGTTGGACATTTATCGCCAGAAAATCAGACATCTCCCTCATACCGCCACTGGAAATGCATTGGTTTTTTGAGAGCTCGTTATTGCCGAAGTACAAATTTTTTGATCCAGAACGAATCACTTAATCCTCTCGATCGAGTTTGCCTGGCTTGATAGTCCTAATCGAAGAGTGGCACTTTGCCTCTTTTGCCTAGGGAGCATGTCTTGAAGCTGGCAGTGAGAGGGATGTGACGTTGAGTGACGC
The DNA window shown above is from Pseudomonas protegens CHA0 and carries:
- the gmd gene encoding GDP-mannose 4,6-dehydratase, which produces MKKVALITGVTGQDGSYLAELLLEKGYEVHGIKRRASSFNTDRIDHLYQDPHESDRRLVLHYGDMTDSTGLIRIIKQIQPDEIYNLAAQSHVAVSFEEPEYTANSDALGALRILEAIRILGLEKKTRFYQASTSELYGLVQETPQKETTPFYPRSPYAVAKLYAYWITVNYREAYGIYACNGILFNHESPVRGETFVTRKITRALARIKLGLQDCLYLGNLDALRDWGHAKDYVEMQWLMLQQETPEDFVIATGKQYSVRDFVNAAAKHAEIDITWKGQGVDEKGYDATGKCIVSVDPRYFRPTEVETLLGDPTKAKQKLGWTPKITFEDLVNEMMTEDLKSATRDELVKKHGYSVYDYHE